The Gloeothece verrucosa PCC 7822 genome contains a region encoding:
- a CDS encoding TetR/AcrR family transcriptional regulator — MSQNPSPTGGMRRQPRQARSQERVNRILDVAQDLFARQGYAATTTNAIATQAQVPIGSLYQFFPDKTAIVQALALRYAEKLHQELAVLDEEEFATLSLSDYVNQLIDTTDRFFSENPSYHAIFMEVQGTMRELEEIDATTDVKLIGDLASSLARRDARLEPADYQAIAFVLVKAIGTLIWLSLSQEKTFRQRLVVETKRLTLTYLQSYFPIAFGDKTKMLKT, encoded by the coding sequence ATGTCCCAAAACCCATCACCCACAGGCGGAATGCGCCGCCAACCACGACAGGCTCGTAGTCAAGAGCGGGTCAATCGCATTCTGGATGTGGCCCAAGACCTGTTTGCCCGCCAGGGCTATGCCGCAACAACGACCAATGCGATCGCCACTCAAGCCCAGGTTCCGATCGGGTCGCTTTACCAGTTTTTTCCGGACAAAACCGCGATTGTGCAGGCTCTGGCACTCCGTTATGCAGAAAAGCTGCATCAAGAGTTAGCCGTCCTTGATGAGGAGGAATTCGCCACACTCTCTTTGTCAGATTATGTGAACCAGTTGATTGATACCACCGATCGCTTCTTTAGCGAGAACCCTAGCTACCATGCGATTTTTATGGAGGTTCAGGGAACGATGCGTGAATTGGAAGAAATTGATGCGACAACCGATGTCAAGTTGATTGGGGATTTAGCGAGTTCCTTAGCCAGACGCGATGCCCGATTAGAGCCGGCGGATTATCAAGCGATCGCTTTCGTGCTAGTAAAAGCGATCGGGACATTAATATGGTTATCCCTCAGCCAGGAGAAAACGTTTCGACAGCGCCTGGTGGTGGAAACGAAACGGCTCACTCTAACATATTTGCAAAGCTACTTTCCAATAGCATTTGGTGATAAAACTAAAATGCTCAAAACCTAA